The window GGTGTAGGGCGTGCCAGAGAGGTAGCAAGTTTTTAACTTGCGACTCCGAAGCTTGCCATTACAATGGCGAGTAGTTCACTCAATAGTCAAAAAGTATCTATATAATATTGATAAATTAGAAAAAAATTGATATCATATAATAAAATTCTTTATATAGGAGTAGTACATATGAAAGACATTGAAATAGCAAAAAGCCTCTTGAAAGAGGAAGATTTAGCAATAGCTATAGTTAAAGATGGAAAAGTGTTATTTTCAAGTAGGGAAAAGGGTATAAAGCCCATGTATATGGCTGTGAGTGAACTTAAAGAGAACCTTGAAGGTTCTAGTGTTGCCGATAAAGTGATAGGAAAGGCGGCAGCAAAGCTATGTATATATGGAAAAGTTAAAGAGCTGAATACATATCTTATTTCTGAAAGGGCTATAGAAGTATTAAAAGAAGAAGACATTATTTTTACTTTTGAAAAGAGTACACCATACATAAAGAATAGAGATAAGACAGATATGTGTCCAGTAGAAAAGCTATCACAAAATATTGATGATACCGATGAATTACTTAAAAGAATATCTTTATTTCTAGACAGCATAAAAGAAGGTGCATAATGTGAAAATAGCGGTAATTGACGGTAAAGGTGGCGGTATAGGACGCCAAATTGTAGAAAGACTGAAGTCTTTGAATAATGATGATGTAGAAATCATCGTTTTGGGAACGAATTCTCAAGCAACAACTAATATGCTTAAAGCTGGAGCTGACGATGGAGCTACTGGAGAAAATGCAATAGTATGGATGTCCAAGAAAGTAGATATAATAATTGGACCTATAGCGATAATGGTTGCAAATGCTATGATGGGAGAAGTAAGTCCTAAAATGGCAGAGGCAATAGCCAGCAGTGAAGCTTTAAAGTTGTTGCTACCAATAAACAAATGTAATATTAACGTAGTAGGAGTAGAGGCTAAGAAACTCAGTTCTCTCTTTGATGAAATTTGTGAAAAAGTAAAACAAATATTGAATGAGAAATAAAACCATGAAGGTTTTTCCAAGAAGGAAGCTTTCATGGTTTAATTTTTTGTAAGGAGGAATTAAAATGGAAAAGAGTAAAAAAACAAGGGAATTGATAACAGGAGGGTTATTACTGGCATTAGGAATTTTATTACCAATGATTTTCCATAGTTTTGGAATCTTAGGGAAGGTATTTTTACCTATGCATATACCAGTACTGGTAGGAGGATTTTTCTTATCTCCTTATTTAGCATTAATAGTAGGAATAATTACACCACTATTAAGTGGATTACTTACTGGTATGCCACCAATGTATCCAATGGCTGTAATTATGGCATTTGAATTAGGTACATACGGAATTATTGCTTCACTAGCAGTTAGAAAATTTAGGCTATCAATAGTTCTGTCTCTTATTTTATCTATGATATCTGGAAGAGTAGTAGCAGGTATAGTAGTATTTATTTTAGCCAACTTATTTGGAGTACAAATGGCTCCGTTTGTATTTGTAAAGGGTTCTGTTGTAACTGGACTTCCAGGTATAGCTATACAATTAGTACTTATACCAGCATTAATTTATTCATTAAATACATTTACTAAAACAGAAATGGCATAAGGGGGTCTTAAGAAATTAAAAATTAAAATGAAAGAGTAATAAAATACGTAAAAGAAGATGAGGGGCTGGATGTATCCAGCCCCTTATATGTTTGCGAGTCATGTCATAAACTAGTACTCAGCACCAAGTACTTTGTACCTAAAATGCGACATTAGTTGCATTTTTTATTTTGTAAAAATTTACCTAATGAAAAATATATAAAAAAAGAGGAAAAATGTCGAATAATGTAGAAATACATAAAATGTGCTTATGTTGGATTAATTTTATTTATAATAAATACATTATAAGGGGGGAAAGGCCTATGTTTTATAATAAAAATTTAAAATCCATAAATAAAGCACTAGATAAATACTTTAAGGAAAACTTAACCCAAAAAGAATATGAACGAATTTCCAGTGAAAACAAATTAAATCAGGTTCAATATTTAATTACCCATGCACAAAAAAATGAAACAAAGGTACAAGACATTTTAAAAGCAATGCCTGATCCAGTTTTTGTTAGAGATAATGACAGAAACATAATATTCTGGAGCAAGTCTATGGAGGAGCTTACAGGTTATTCGGAAAGCGAAGTATTAGGTAAGAAGTGTAATGAGATTTTCAGAGCATCTATTTGTGCAGATTGTGCAGTAGAGAAATGTATAAGGATAAGAAGTTGTATAAAAAAGGAAGAGGTTATCATAAAAAATAAAAAAGGTGAGGATGTTACTGTATTAGCATCTGCATCAGGATTATATGATAGCGAAGGAAATCCAGATGGAGGATTGGAAATCCTTAGGGATATAACAAGAGAAAAAGAGCTTTTAAATAGCATTAGAGAGGCTGCTTTAAATGTAAGTGCATCGTCACAACAGCTTTCTGCAACTTCAGAAGAATCAACAAGTGCCATAGAGGAATTAGCTAGCTATACTAATCAAGTATTGGATATAACTATGAAAGGAAAGAAAATAAGTGACGATACAAGTGAAACAGCTAAAAAAGGACAAGTGGCTTCTAGTATAGCTATTGAAAAAATGGACATGATTGAAGAGGCAGTAGAGGAATCAAATAAAATGGTATTAAAGATGAATGAATTAGGAAAAGAGATAAAAAAGATATTAGATTTAATTACAGGAATAACAGAACAAACTAATCTTTTAGCATTAAATGCGGCTATAGAGGCAGCGAGAGCAGGAGAGTCAGGAAGAGGGTTTGCGGTTGTAGCAGAGCAGATAAGAAAATTAGCAGAAGAGTCAAAAAATGCAACAAGTCAAGTGCAGACAATTATTGGTCAGGTATTAGAAGGAGCAGATAATTCGTATAAGTCAATGAGTGTGGTTAAAGATGTAGTAAAAGAAGGAAAAGAAGCATTAAATAATACAGTTAAACAATTAGAAATAATAAAAGCAGGAGTAGAAAAAACTGAAGAATATATGCTAGAGATAGCAAGTAGTTCAGATAATATAAATGCATCAACACAAGAGCAATCAGCAGCTATGGAAGAGATAGCAGGGTCAGCGGAAAATCTATCGCAACTATCGGAGGATTTAAATAAGGGAATACAGGATTTTGAGTTATAATAAGGATAACTTTATAAAAGCGACTTTAGTCGCTTTTATAAAGTTAAAGGAAGTTGACCTTGCATAGCTAAAAGAAGTCTTCTTTCTACTTCATACCAATTAATCAAATTCCACCATTTTTCTAAATACTCTTTACGTTTATTTTGATAATCTAGATAATATGCATGCTCCCATACATCTGCTACTAATATAGGTATTACACCCCATTCAGTAAGATTTTGATGTTTTTCTGCTGTCAATATTTCAAGTCTTCTCCAAGCAGGGTTCCAAGCTAATACACCCCACCCAGATGCTTCTACTTGTGTAGTAGCATTAATAAATTGATCCTTAAAGGCTTGAAAGCTTCCAAAGGAGTTTATTATTTGACTAGTAGTATATGGTCCCGGTTGTCCACCGCAGTTAATAGGTGCCATTATAGTCCAATATATACTATGGAAAATATGACCTGAACCATTGAAAGCTAATTCTCTTTCCCAATGTTGAACTAAGTCAAAATTTCTTTCTTTACGGGCCTTTTGAAGCTCTAACTCTGCTTTATTTAAACCCTCCACATATGTTTTATGATGTTTGTCGTGGTGAAGTTTTAAAGTTTCAGCTCCAATTATAGGTTCTAATGCATCATAAGAATAAGGCAATGGAGGTAGCTTATGCTGTCCAATAGGAACTGTATAATAATCCATAATAAACCTCCTTATATATTTATCTACTAATTAAATTATTCTAAAAGGTTTATTATGTGCTAACAAAATATTATATTTTAATGAAGCCGATAGATAAACTAGTGATTTTTTATTAAATAAAAAGTTAAAAAAATGTCGAATAAAAAAGGAAAACAGAAAATTATGTCGAAAATATAAACGATGATAATTTAAAGGAGGGGAAATAGACATGAAAGCTAAGTCAAAAGTAAAGTTTAAAAAGAATATTGGTACAAAATTGATGCTAATGTCTATTGTGTTCGTTGTTATACCATTATTAATACTAGGGAGTAGTTCATATCTTACATCAGTACAATTATTTAAGCAAAGCTTAAAGGAATCCTCTCTTGAAGTTGTAAAACAAGCAAAACAATCAATTATGAACTATTTAATCGGAATAGAGGAAAGCGTTTCGATGATTTCAAATGACCCAAATGTTCAGGTAGTATATAGATATGCAGAGTCAGAACAATGGATGATGAAGACATTTGAAAGTTATGTGAATGCATATGATAATGTGACAAATGTATATCTAGCTACAAAGGATAAAGAATTATATATTTATCCAGAAGTAGAGCTTCCAGAAGGCTTTGATCCTACTACTAGAGAATGGTATAAAAAGGCTGTGGAGAACAACGGATTAGCATGGACAAACCCTTATGTGGATACTGCAACTAATAAGCTAGTAGTTACAGTGTCAAAACCAGTTTATGACAAAGAAAAGGGAAATAAATTTGTAGGAGTAGTAGGCGTAGATTTAGTACTAGATGAATTAAGTAAAGAGTTAACAGGAGTTAAAATAGGGGATAAAGGATATATTTTAGCTGTTGATAGTAATATGGATATTTTAATTCATCCAGATAAAGAGTTAATAGGGCAAAAAGTTCCTATTGAAGAGTTATCTAACGCCCTTAAAAATAATGATGAGGGTGATGTAGAGTATGTTAGGGAAGAGGATGATGAAGTACAGAAAAAATTTGCAGTTTTCACTACTATAGATAAGCTAAGGTGGAGAGTATTAGCTATAAGTTATGTGAATGAAATTCAGGATAAATCATTTGTTTTACTTAGAAATACTTTATTAATTGGAATAGCGGCTATAATATTAATTATATTAGCATCATATTTTTACTCTAAAACTATTACAAATCCTATTAAAAAATTAGCTGAAAACATGGAAAAAATTAAGAATGGAGATTTAACAACAAGAATAAAAATAGACTCTAAAGATGAAATAGGAGCATTATCAGAAGGATTTAATTTAATGATAGATAACTTATCAGCATTAGCACAGGAAATGCAAAATGTTTCTTCAGAGGTTACAGCATCAGCTGAGGGTCTTGCTGCTACATCCGAGGAAACAAGTGCATCAGCAGATGAAATAGCAACTACAGTTGAAGAAATAGCTAGAGGAGCTTCTGAACAAGCCACAGATACAGAAAAATCAGCAGCTCTTATTAATAAACTTTCACAAAAGTTAATGGAATTAGGAGAAGGCTCAAACGAAGTAAAAACATATACAGATGAAATGACAGTAGTAAATTCTAGAGGAATAGAAGTAGTAGAGGGTCTGAAGAAAAAGTCAAAAGAAAACAGTAAAGAAACAGAGAGAATAGAACATGCTATAAACGAGTTAGTTAATAATATAGGCAATATTGGTGAGATATTAGAAAGCATAAGTTCCATTGCAGAACAAACTAACTTATTGGCTTTAAATGCTTCAATAGAAGCAGCAAGAGCAGGAGAATATGGAAGAGGATTTGCAGTAGTTGCAGATGAAATAAGAAAGTTAGCAGAGGAATCAGCACAGGCATCAGATGAAATTAGAGGCATAATACAAAGTATACAAAAAGAAAGTAACAATACAGTAGAGATTATGAAGTCGGTAAAAGAGAGGTCAAAAGAACAAACAGATTCAGTGACAAAAGTAAATGATTCTTTTGAAGTAATTTCAGAATCAATTATAAATATGGCAGAAAGAATTAATGAAATGAATAAATTTATTGAGGATATAAATAGAGATAAAGAAGAGATAGTAAAAGCGATAGAAAACATATCGTCAGTATCTCAAGAAACAGCAGCGGCATCAGAGGAAATGAGTGCTACAATTCAGCAGCAATCTACAGCTGTAGAAGAAGTGGCTAAAGCAGCTGAAAATCTAAATCAACTTTCAACAAAACTAAGTAATCAATTAAAGAAATTTAAAATATAACTAAGGTTAAAAAACAGTTCTGTAGACTTGGTCAAAGTTTTTACAGAACTGTTTTTTGTGACCAAATGTCCCTCACTTACATATATTAAATTGACGAAAGTAAAAGGAGGGATATTTTTGGTTATTCACGTCGTTAAGCCAGGTGAGAGTATATATAGCATTGCACAGCAGTATGGGGTATCGCCAAGTAAAATAATTTCAGATAATGAACTGACTAATCCCAATCAATTGGTAGTAGGACAAACTTTAGTTATACTTGATGAGGTTAGAACCCATGTAGTAGCCCCAGGGGAATCCTTATACACAATATCTAGACGTTATAGGGTAAGTGTACAAGAAATATTGGATGCTAATCCACAAGTTACGAATCCAGCACAGATATTTCCTGGTCAAGTGTTAACTATACCAGTTCAAACTAGAAAATACGGTACTATAGAAGTAAATGGTTATGCATTTCCGAACATTGACAGAGAAGTTTTAAGAAAAACACTTCCATACCTAACTTATCTCAGTATTTTTAGTTATGAAGTTAATTCAGATGGAAGTTTAAAACAAATTGAAGATGAAGAGCTAATTCAAGCTGCTAGAGAAGCAAATGTTGCTCCCCTTATGGTTATAACAAACATAAGTGAAGAAGGTGGGTTTAGCAGTGATTTAGCAAGTACAATATTAAATGATGAAGAAGTACAGGAGACTTTGATAAATAATGTAATAGAAACACTACAGAATAAAAACTATTATGGATTAGGCATAGATTTTGAATTTATATATCCACGGGATAGAGAAGCCTACAATAATTTTCTAAGAAAAATTGTTCCAAGATTAAATGAATTAGGATATATAGTAACAACTGCATTAGCTCCAAAAACTTCAGCGGACCAACCGGGATTATTATATGAAGCACATGATTATCCAGTACATGGAGAATTAGTGGACCATGTCATTTTGATGACATATGAATGGGGATACACTTACAGTCCACCTAGAGCAGTAGCGCCAATAAATGAAGTAAGAAGAGTCATTGATTATGCAGTAACGGCAATACCAAGAGAAAAAATTTTCATGGGAATACCGAATTATGGATATGATTGGACATTACCATATACTAGGGGTTCAGCAGCAAGAACTGTTACTAATACGGGAGCAGTAGATCTTGCAAGAAGAGTAGGAGCATTTATTAAGTATGACGAAACAGCACAAGCACCTTATTTTAACTATTATGACCAGAATGCTAGACAGCACGAAGTATGGTTTGAGGATGCTCGTAGCATTGAGGCTAAATTAGAGCTTGTAAATGAATATAACCTCGGTGGAGTAAGCTATTGGACTATAATGAGTTATTTTCCTCAAAATTGGCTAGTATTAGATTCCCTATTTGATATAGAGAAGGTGATTTAAGTTTGTATTATTCAGTTATTGAGGGACGTGGGCGTCCCTCAATAACATTATTTTCCTTGATTTTTTATGGATTATAGTTTTAATTGTATTTCTAGTATCTAGTACCGAGTGCCTAGTATCTAAAAGTAGCTTTAGCTACTTTTTATTAAATTTAATATGAATGCAGATACTAATAGTGGAGGTGATAGTGTGTCAGAGAAAATTCGGAAAAAGACAAGAAGAATTAGAAATAAAGATGAAGAAACAAATAGGTCTGGGAAAATAGGAAAGGATATGAATCAAATAGATACAAAGGGAGCTACGGGAGTTGACCCAAAAGTGAAGAGGTGACTATTTAGCTCACATTTAAATGTGAGCTACTGATGCATGTATTAA is drawn from Caldisalinibacter kiritimatiensis and contains these coding sequences:
- a CDS encoding ECF transporter S component, which produces MEKSKKTRELITGGLLLALGILLPMIFHSFGILGKVFLPMHIPVLVGGFFLSPYLALIVGIITPLLSGLLTGMPPMYPMAVIMAFELGTYGIIASLAVRKFRLSIVLSLILSMISGRVVAGIVVFILANLFGVQMAPFVFVKGSVVTGLPGIAIQLVLIPALIYSLNTFTKTEMA
- a CDS encoding superoxide dismutase encodes the protein MDYYTVPIGQHKLPPLPYSYDALEPIIGAETLKLHHDKHHKTYVEGLNKAELELQKARKERNFDLVQHWERELAFNGSGHIFHSIYWTIMAPINCGGQPGPYTTSQIINSFGSFQAFKDQFINATTQVEASGWGVLAWNPAWRRLEILTAEKHQNLTEWGVIPILVADVWEHAYYLDYQNKRKEYLEKWWNLINWYEVERRLLLAMQGQLPLTL
- a CDS encoding DUF1893 domain-containing protein, whose product is MKDIEIAKSLLKEEDLAIAIVKDGKVLFSSREKGIKPMYMAVSELKENLEGSSVADKVIGKAAAKLCIYGKVKELNTYLISERAIEVLKEEDIIFTFEKSTPYIKNRDKTDMCPVEKLSQNIDDTDELLKRISLFLDSIKEGA
- a CDS encoding HAMP domain-containing methyl-accepting chemotaxis protein — protein: MKAKSKVKFKKNIGTKLMLMSIVFVVIPLLILGSSSYLTSVQLFKQSLKESSLEVVKQAKQSIMNYLIGIEESVSMISNDPNVQVVYRYAESEQWMMKTFESYVNAYDNVTNVYLATKDKELYIYPEVELPEGFDPTTREWYKKAVENNGLAWTNPYVDTATNKLVVTVSKPVYDKEKGNKFVGVVGVDLVLDELSKELTGVKIGDKGYILAVDSNMDILIHPDKELIGQKVPIEELSNALKNNDEGDVEYVREEDDEVQKKFAVFTTIDKLRWRVLAISYVNEIQDKSFVLLRNTLLIGIAAIILIILASYFYSKTITNPIKKLAENMEKIKNGDLTTRIKIDSKDEIGALSEGFNLMIDNLSALAQEMQNVSSEVTASAEGLAATSEETSASADEIATTVEEIARGASEQATDTEKSAALINKLSQKLMELGEGSNEVKTYTDEMTVVNSRGIEVVEGLKKKSKENSKETERIEHAINELVNNIGNIGEILESISSIAEQTNLLALNASIEAARAGEYGRGFAVVADEIRKLAEESAQASDEIRGIIQSIQKESNNTVEIMKSVKERSKEQTDSVTKVNDSFEVISESIINMAERINEMNKFIEDINRDKEEIVKAIENISSVSQETAAASEEMSATIQQQSTAVEEVAKAAENLNQLSTKLSNQLKKFKI
- a CDS encoding methyl-accepting chemotaxis protein, producing the protein MFYNKNLKSINKALDKYFKENLTQKEYERISSENKLNQVQYLITHAQKNETKVQDILKAMPDPVFVRDNDRNIIFWSKSMEELTGYSESEVLGKKCNEIFRASICADCAVEKCIRIRSCIKKEEVIIKNKKGEDVTVLASASGLYDSEGNPDGGLEILRDITREKELLNSIREAALNVSASSQQLSATSEESTSAIEELASYTNQVLDITMKGKKISDDTSETAKKGQVASSIAIEKMDMIEEAVEESNKMVLKMNELGKEIKKILDLITGITEQTNLLALNAAIEAARAGESGRGFAVVAEQIRKLAEESKNATSQVQTIIGQVLEGADNSYKSMSVVKDVVKEGKEALNNTVKQLEIIKAGVEKTEEYMLEIASSSDNINASTQEQSAAMEEIAGSAENLSQLSEDLNKGIQDFEL
- a CDS encoding DUF3842 family protein, with translation MKIAVIDGKGGGIGRQIVERLKSLNNDDVEIIVLGTNSQATTNMLKAGADDGATGENAIVWMSKKVDIIIGPIAIMVANAMMGEVSPKMAEAIASSEALKLLLPINKCNINVVGVEAKKLSSLFDEICEKVKQILNEK
- a CDS encoding LysM peptidoglycan-binding domain-containing protein; this translates as MVIHVVKPGESIYSIAQQYGVSPSKIISDNELTNPNQLVVGQTLVILDEVRTHVVAPGESLYTISRRYRVSVQEILDANPQVTNPAQIFPGQVLTIPVQTRKYGTIEVNGYAFPNIDREVLRKTLPYLTYLSIFSYEVNSDGSLKQIEDEELIQAAREANVAPLMVITNISEEGGFSSDLASTILNDEEVQETLINNVIETLQNKNYYGLGIDFEFIYPRDREAYNNFLRKIVPRLNELGYIVTTALAPKTSADQPGLLYEAHDYPVHGELVDHVILMTYEWGYTYSPPRAVAPINEVRRVIDYAVTAIPREKIFMGIPNYGYDWTLPYTRGSAARTVTNTGAVDLARRVGAFIKYDETAQAPYFNYYDQNARQHEVWFEDARSIEAKLELVNEYNLGGVSYWTIMSYFPQNWLVLDSLFDIEKVI